TACAAGGGTAAAGGGGTCGCTTCTCTGTAGCAGAGACATTTGGACCTTTTAACCAACTATTCGAGAAATCTATTAGTGTTTTTATTGTACTCGGTATCCTAGTATCTAGCTAGCTAGCCAGTTGGCCtttttgaaatcattaaaaaagagTTACTTCAGCTATATTGGTGGGAGATAAAGCCAGTTAGGGTGCCTGCAATTTTTCACAAGGAATTTTATCACTTAGCTGACTTATTTGAGATATAGAGTCATTGGTGTAGCTCTTAAATTGCTCTTGATGTAACAACAAAGTAatttaacttttgaaaataaagGCACACATtagctgaaagaaataaaagtccacaTTTTAAGTaatctatttgaattttttttagctgatgaacaaagaaaaattatatttagctgAACTATAGACAGAGCTTTTTTCCAAGTGGCTTAACaggattattttctttatgtatatttttctgtggGCCTTTAGTTACAACAAGACTATTTATGTAGGTCAGTGAGTAGTAGACTATAGAAAGCTGTATACATTTTGGTGTGTGTTCTCCAGTTCTGTGTTTGTGTGGAAAAATAGTCTCCAAATGAAATTGCTTACTCTATTGTATGTTTTTATATtcaattaacttatttattgacCATTTCTTCCTGTCAATAAATGATTTCCTACATTTAAAATGACTACGTAGTGTTTCTATATTTGAATATATCTTAACTAGTCAAATCATTGTgtgaaaacttaaagaaaaatatacatgtttCCAAATTGCTCTTTGGAAATACCGAGGAAACTTTTATATAAACATtgttaacaaacaaaaaaagctttgCTGTTGTTTTCTTAGTTATACTTCTCATAGGATGCTTATAGATGAAAATGTAATCCTCAACTGATTGggtttttttgagtttattcttcattttacttttaaaacgcTACTATAgttgaatattaaaacaaaaacaatagcaaGTAGTGAGCATATTATGATTATAGTGCTCCACTCATTCACTAGGCCAGCAGTGAGTGTTATTCACTGGCCCCATTAAGATGTCTGACACTGAACACCACCCCTAGGATGACGCTCATCATCTTCGTATGCTTCTCTCTTGTAATGGCACTGTCTTTCCTGATTTGGATCCAAGTCCACCAGTTCTACCTGGTCCATTTCATCATCAGTCTCTTCTACCTTCCTTCCTTGGAGGTAGGAGTTTTTCTAGCAAAGAAAGTTTatcaggagagagagagccatTCTCAGGAAAGTTTACCTTAAATTCGATGATTAAGCGACCCTTTCATATGGTCTACGATAAACTGGCATGCCTTCATTTAGCACACACTTGATATCTCCTTGCTTGACAATCTGACCTGGGTGAATGGTAATGACTATGGTTCGGTTGTCAAGAGCTGATACTGGCTTTTGGAAGCCACACAGTGCTTCAACCGCTGTATATCCATACACATGAAGAGGTCTTCCCCTCGTCGAGTGAAAACAGCAACAATGATAGTATTTCCTGGTTCCAGTCCTGGTTCTTGGTCTCCTTCACCATGGAATGTTAGCCTCTGGCCATCTTTCATGCCTTTGTCAATATGAACTTCTAGAATCTTCTTCTCTCGAACTATCTTTCTTCCATTGCAGCTTTTACATCTCTCTTTAGGACTGATCCATTCCCCACGGCCCTGGCGCtccatgcacacagactgaattTGCTGAACAATTCCAGGCCTATCTGATGAATTCTTATTTGCATCCCAGTACCtcggtgttggtcaaataagtttgtaaatattgaatatgatatatatgtttgcttgcttatagtttgtattgggtgtgggggacaggctgtaagcaggcagggttgttatagcctagggctcagttttaagactaagcttttccccacaccttgactgattgcatgatagggggtggtgcactctcatgaggaatcccatcatgcctcagataagtgaccttgtatcagagactaccttgtttgtatattggattaaaggttttgatttctacactataaaatggggcagaggagcccatgctggaggagagcagagaaaggccacatggaggagaggagaagcagccaagatggtggagtgctgaaggagaagccagtttgtgcagagtttgtacagagagaaggagatggggaatagaggtgaataaggctggtaaggtaaaaacctttgattctaagaaactcagataagtcagtggctttgggagccctgaatagaaagggaagtgttttcccactgtgtatatttcttgcccgccggttgcaagctaggattaaagctgatggcccaccagttcttggctccattgtttcattaccatctgtccaaatcaaatgcaagcctgcacaggccaggcggctgtgatggtggctgtggctactggccttacattccGCAATTGGGACAGCACTCTACTGCTCCTTTCTTACCACCTCggccttcacctttttcacaaaTCACATTCTTTTGTAGAGCTAGTTTTCTTGTTGCACCATTATGTAAATCTCCTAAGGTTACTGAGAGCTGAAGCATAACATttttacctctcctttctctctgcatccttcctcctcctccgaaAAACGTATCAAAGATGTGCATGGGGGAGCCAAAACCGCCACGTACCCACCTTCTTTTATTGCTTGTTCTCCTCCTTTGTCATATAATTCCCTTTTCTTTGCATCACAGAGCACTTCGTAAGCTTGAGAAATCTGCTTaaacttctctccttcttttataTTCTTATCAGGGTGGTACTTCAAGGCGAGCTTCCTGTAAGCTTTTTTTCAATTCTTCCTGGGTGGCATTGGGTTTGACCCCCAAAACATCATAGTAAGTGGTTTCTTCGACCATTTTTGACAGGCGGCTAGCAGGCTGAGGCAGGTGTCGAGAAGCGGGAAAGAGCGCGTTACTGCGCCCAGCTCCGAAAGCCGCCCCTCCCCTCACTGAGCGTTCTGGAAAGTTCCCTGATTgggttttaaaatcatttttaatagccttttaaaaaaatagccttcTCTTAATTTGGGAGACAGATGGTCAAATCtgtatcaataaaaaataaaataccaaaaatgATGCCGCCTAATAATAAGGTACTTAGGaaacaaaatagatttcaagTATTGCCAGTGTTACCTGCTTTTGGGAGTATTTGATCTTTATTTTAGCTATGCATTGGGTGATGGTttggtgtactttttttttaggaACTTAATTATTTCTCACATACagatttgataatttttaaagaagtatgtCCTATATTAGTTCCATTAGCTCTTCCTTTTCGCGttctattctttcctttccttttctgctatttctcttttcttcttttcattctctaACTGTGCCCTTTCCAACCGCTTCTGATGCTTCTGCTCTCTGGCCTGAGCCTTCATCTGCTGTACTTCAGTAGTATCAGGCTTCTTTCTTCGCATGTACAGTTCATGGTTTCCCATACGCAAAGCCAAAATCAGTGCTTACTGATTCTCAGGCGAGGTGCATAAAATACAAAATCAGGTGCCTTTTTGTCAATCGGCTTTATAAcaaattttttatcattaaatgaaatatttctgaTTTCACTCCAGGGAAAACCAATTTTAGGTGTTAACTTGTCATCATGTTCATAAATATTAAGGCCCAAAGCATCAACACCTAGCCACGAtttagttacttttttattttttatttcaaaatagttgactccagccctggtcggttggctcagcggtagagcgtcggcctagcgtgcggaggacccgggttcgattcccggccagggcacacatgagaagcgcccatttgcttctccacccctccgccgcaccttcctctctgtctctctcttcccctcccgcagtcaaggctcctttggagcaaagatggcctgggcgctggggatggctctgtggcctctgcctcaggcgctagagtggctctggtcgcaacatggcgacgcccaggatgggcagagcatggccccatggtgggcatgcgggtggatcccggtcgggcgcatgcgggagtctgtctgactgtctctccctgtttccagcttcagaaaaatgcaaaaaaaaaaaaaaaaaaaaaaaaaagttgactccATACATTTCTAGATCTTGTGCAATCTTCAGGTATTCCATCATTGAATCTTCCCTTAGCATTCCGCTATGCTCTTCATGCCAGCTCTGTATTCTTTCTTCCCACTGCTCTTTTGTCAATTTGTGTTGTTCCAAAACACGCTGGGGTAGGAGTCTATCATTAGCCAGGTAGCCCGGTTTGTGAATCTCTTTGTTATAATCTCCATACTTGGCTTGGACAGCATAGGAAGCCAAAAGGACTGCAGTTTCTGGTGGGCAATATATCTCATCATTTAAGATAGCTTCTTTAACTTGCAAGAAGAAAAGTCTCTGGGTTATTTCTTGAATTAATTCCTCAGGAACATTTTCAGGAAAGAACTTAGCTCTAAATTTGAACTGTAAAGGATTCTCTTTTTTAACATCTTGCTGTGTCacctttttatttagtttaagcCATGTAGAATAACCTTTGCTGTCCATGTACTGCAGCCCAAAAAACCAGACCTCACGCAAACCTACTGTTTTCACCACCTGGTCAAAAAGTTGTTTGCCCGTTGTATTGGGCTGGATGGCAAATTCTAGCTCAGCATCCATTGTGGTTACTCTTACATTGATTGGTTTtggcattttccttctttttgtcacCTTCTTTAACTCATTTTGTCATAACCAACAACTGCAAGTTACTGAGGGTGTGGCACTATGCTATGCAGTTCAGAGATGACATACTTTGTccttatttaaataacattttttctcaCTGCATTCTAAATTCATAatcataaactcttttttttctcaccctcatctgtttgttttctctcaacatttcCAATTATGCCTTCTGCCTTTATTCCTATTTCTGTTCATGTGCAGTGTGACTAAAGGAGAAATCACATATTCTTTAATTTgaaacattcttctttttcttagctgTGTGGCATTGAGTAAATTACTTACCCTTTCTGAAACTTAATGAAATGGCaatgttttttctcctttacagAATTTTACTGGAGATTAAACATGATTATATATgttccttaaaaatataaaaattcagcctgaccaggtggtggtgcagtggatagagcatcagactgggatgcagaggattcaggtttgaaaccccaaggttgccagcttgagcccgggctcatctgcttgagcactggctcatcagtttgagcacggggtcactggcttgagcgtgggatcatagacgtgaccccatggtcgctagcttgagcaaggggtcactcgctctgctgtagccccccccccccgtcaaggcacatattagaaagcaatcaatgaacaactaaggtgctgcaacaaagaatttatgcttctcatctctctcccttcctgtctgtctgtccctctctgtctctgtcacacacaaaaaaatatgagAATTCAGTAAACACtagttcctttctcctttttgatctttttattctttcttctcaattttcattcttttctctaaaGTTTCTAGATAAATAATTTGAACCCCTTGGCAGTTCTCTTAGAAAAGATtcaagaaaaaacttttttctttctttctggaattcGTCATTATTAAAAAGTCACTATTTAACTAATATTTACTTTGATCTCAGTAAAGCTGTACACTTTAGTTTAGCCAACTGATTCCACTGAAATTTAAACAGATCCTAAAATGACCTTTTGAGAGGAACATAGTCTTCAATTATTTTATGGGAGGAATTACTACCCAAGATTATGGATTGAGCAGGCAGCGCTGGGTGCGGGAAGCTAGGATAGTGACGGGTATGGCCAGCAATTAAGACTTAGAGATTTCACTACTGAATTCAGTCTCTTCTTGGGGATTGTGGATAGAAAGTTCCGCTTCTTAGCTCTAAACCCCCAACCAGTCTGAATTCATGTGAGTCTGTTTATGCTACACTGGTGGTTCATGTAACCTCTGTTTGCTGGAAattcccctctgcctctctcttttcttcttcccttctttgaAGACAGCTCTAGGATCACCTTCTTTATGAAATCTCTCCTGCTTattcctccccctacccccagccCCTAACATCACTGTCGCCTTTTGACCTTCTCGTCCCGTGAATACTTCCATCATTGTTGGTACTGGCCTGTCTCCTTGCTTCCAGGCTCTCAGCCTGCTAAGATGACAGGGGTTTGGCTTTACTTTTGGAGCTCTGGCACCTACTCGGTGttcaacaaatatctgttgaatgcaGAAGTAGATGTTAAACATCACAGGCAGGGATTGCTCAGACAACGGAGCGTAGAAGGTTAAAATGATTATAAATGATGATCCAGATTAAAAACAGCCCAAGTGGAGCTAAAAGGAGATGAGAGAAATTCTCTGCTTTTCGAAGTAAACTAGAAATTTGAATCAATTATCAACATCCTTCTGGAAGAATTAAGAATGTGGTTTGGTTTATTTAATTACTTGATTTTATGATCTAATGGAGATTTGAGGAAAAAGAAGAGCGCTTGtcatcatttaaaaagtaatacaaaaatCCAGACACCCTAAAAATACATGGTTTAAAGCAAAAGGTACTGAAGCCTGAACAAGCTGAGCAGTTTCAATTCTTCACATCACTTCCATTTTGAAAATACTGCCAGTTCAGAATAGCATAATGGCTACAGAAGTTGCATAATCAGAACTTGAGTCAGAAGGCCTGTAAAACAGTTACTTGCATACAAATTACATATCTTCTTGGACTCTTAGTTCAACAGTATGTGGGGGATGTTGATAAGTAATTCTCAGAGTTCTGAGGATTTAATGAGCCAATATGTGAACAAGCCAACAAATGTCTGCTTAACCTCCAAAAGCCTACAAATTAAATCTATGGTTTAGCATGTAACTATAGCAAACCTAAAAAATGCTTAGAAAATTTTAGTAATGTTTGTCTGTGGATCTGATACCACTGAGACACAAGAATATAAAAGAATGCTAAGTAGTTTTTTTATAAAGCATACATATATCAAAACTCATTATAAGCCTAATAGGTTTTGATtttgatgggaaaaaaaaatcaagattgaaGGCATTCAAAAATCAGGTTGAAGTCAAGTGAATTTAGAAGACAGCTCAATCTTAACTTAAACTCTTAAATAGGCCCCAGGGATGTTAATGCCTTGAACAAAAGTGCATTGTAAGTATACCTTCTTTAGGTTCAGATTAAGCCTGGAAATGGCATGCATGGGTAACCCTTGAGTGCAGGGACCTCTCCCTCCCATGGCTCCATCTGCTCCTGCCATAGGCCCTGCCCAACAGACCCTCACCACTGGGGTGGCTCTTGGGTCCCCGTGGACACCAGCCAGTGGTGCTGCACACAGCGGATGAAACAAGGTCAATGGAGGGGGGAGATTTAATttcataaggtgaccaactttttacaatgaaaaggaggacaaaactaaattgaagaaaacaatattgtaaataaaagaaacattttattcattacaaccataatatactataatataaatgcataataaaaacatttgtaatattttatattataattatgattacatgcctattaatttttaataattgtaagaaaaaagtacttatttagatacaaatatgtcacatcacacgcaatggattgactcagcttcaatcgaatacggacatttacagatcagtcttccaatattaaaaaggaggacacttttcgagggaggacaaaacttacaaaagaaggactgtcctccgtaaaggaggacgattggtcaccttaaattTCAGGACacgaaaatcaaataaaatgtagTCTTGCTTTGTCATCCTGATGAGGTCATCGATGTGCGTCAGGTTACAAGGAAGCTCCCTTTCCTGAGCCCCAGCCCAGTTTCTCTCTCACAGTGAAGCTGAAGGTCTCCGTGCAGCCTCTGTGGCTGCATGCTTTgtgagaataataattttaaagttgcGGGATATTCTCTACAGGAAGAGCTTGTCCATAAGTGAACCTAAGTTGTAACACGAGAGTAACTGAAGGTCATCAGTGAGGACTGAGCTCTAAGGAAAGAAAGCCACGCCCCTCTGAAGGCCAGGAGGGCTCTGTGTAAGTCAGGCAACCCGGACAGATTAAGTTTATCAATCCTGACAAAGGGTTTGCTTCGCAATGCACAGCATTATCCTTGAGCACATTCTAGATACAAATTACTTAAAGGCAGATACCAATTCTTTATTCATCCTGTGTTACCCCGTGTCCAGTAAATGCAGCTGTTGCCCAGGTAGGCAGAATTGTTCTCTGTGTTTAAGATTATGATGTATCTTAGGTAgtaagtctctccttcctgaatttctGATTTAGTCTAATGATTTTAGCCATTTGCTCTTTTCTCACGTTTTTAAATGAACCAGCCCACCTAATTACCCAAATGTGCGTCAGGTTGGTCTGCCTTTTGTTCTGATTTTCCCAACTTCAGCCTCCTTTTTGCTCTGTATTTAATTAGAGTTTCAAAGTGGAAATGAATAAAGCAGGGCATTCTCCTTCAAAAAGGTGAATAGTGCAGTTATATATAAAGTGAGTGTTGCGTTACCAATCGCCCACAATGTCACTCTTTAAGCATAAGCACTGTTAAGAGAGTGATATTGCCTTCCACATCACTTCAGTACATATCCAAACACGTGTTCTGCATGCTTGACATAAacacaacttttctttttattctgttctaaaGGCTATGAAATATGatgtgaaaattttttcttatcatatataaaacattttttaaatatttttattcatttttagagagaggagagaaaaagagaaagagagaagaagggaggagcaggaagcatcaactcccatatgtgccttgaccaggcaaggccagggttttgaactggcgacctcagcgatccacagcaccaccacaggccaggcctaattCCTTTAAATATCTATATCATCTTCCATTATATAGATGCAGCATAACTGATTTAGCCAGCCTTCCATTGATgtgcatttaggttgtttccaagttGTTGCCATACTACAGCGTGAAGTGCATAATTTTATGTACATGTCTATCAGTCTCTTTACAGGCTGCATTCATAGACGTGaaatgggggagagggagtgagcaTTTCAACTTTTACAAGTCATTcccaaattaactttaaaaaagtacCAATTTGTCCTCTTATTGACAGCTTATTAGAGTTTATTTCCTTACACCTCACCAGTAATAAGCATAATTAATCCctcttttattcatatttgtCAATTAGTAGGtgaagctatatatatatatatatatatatatatatatatatatatatatttttttttttttttttttttttttttttttgtatttttccaaaatgagaacaggagtggtgggaggcagacagacagactcccacatgcgcccgaccgggatccacccggcatgcccaccagaggacaatgctcggcccctctgggcattgctccattgcaatgaagccattctagcgcctgaggcagaggccatggagccattttcagtgcccaggccaaccttgctccaatggagcctttgctgcaggaggggaagagagagacacagagaaagggaggtggaagggtggagaagcagatgggtgcttctcctgtgtgccctggccgggaattgaacccgggactttcacatgccgacgctctactgctgagccaaccggccagggcttgaagctGTATTTTCACTTTTGAAATTACTTTCCTTTGCATTTCTTTGCTTAGTATTGagttagtttttcatttattagcTGGACAGTTGtatattttccttctctgaatTGGCTATTAACGTCTTGCTCTGTTTTTCTCTGGATAGCTCTCTCTCATAGGACATGACCAGTGAAGCAAACCATTATAAAGTCTAAGAGGTATTTgaaactaaaaatatctcaggCATGACCCCAAAATACTGACCCCTAGAAGAAAGTGGTGTCCTGCATAAGGTCTTCTGGAGACATGGTTTTATCCTCTGCATTGTTAGGTTGGGCCTCCCTTGAAACTGTTTTTACTGCTGAGCATTCTTTCCTGTCTGTATTATTTTCCTGCTATCTCATGCAGTTTATCCCTCTTCTCAATGATTCTATTTCAGCTAACATAGTTAGAGTCAGGATTTGGTAGATGAGTTTGTCATCCCAGGAGACTATTTCTGTCcttatataaatgtttttgaaaagaagagagggcctaatcaggtggtggcgcagtgaatagagcattggactaggatgcggaggggaccaggttcgagaccccaaggtcgccagcttgagtgcgggctcatctggtttaagcaaaaagctcaccagcttggacccaaggttgctggctcgagcaaggggttgctccatctgctgaaggcccgcggtcaaggcacatatgagaaagcagtcaatgaacaactaaggtgtcacaatgaaaaaaactgatgattgatgcttctcatctctcttcattcctgtctgtgtgtccctatctatccctctctctgactctctctctctgtccctgtaaaagaaaagaagaagaagaggaagcaaTGAAATAAAGACTTTATAGAAAATGTATAGAAGTTATTCACCATTTCATATAGTTAATGTTTGCGATGATAATCTATAATTTCTCCCCCCCAATGCATggtccttcttctctccctctgctttGTCCCTcgcttttccctctttctccctttctgctcTTGCCCTTCTGCTCTTCCCTTCACTTCCTTTGTCCTCCTCTCCAGGAGCAACTCTGAATCAATCAATTTCATCTCCTGGAATTCTAGGTAAAACCTctaaataccatatttctccatgtataagacgcttccctgtataagacgcactttaatCTTggagcccgaaatttgaaaaaaaaaaagtattacataaagttattgaactcaagttttatccatcAAAAAGTTCATATAACTCCTTATTCGAGCAAAGAAGCAggaaatgcaggtaaaaaaaaaaatctacaatcactgtataagatgcattcagtttttagaccccaaatttttcaaaacaggtgcatcttatacatggcgAAACACAGTGAAGTAGACATTGATTGCTACTTCTTCAGTGGTGAATCAGTTGGCGCTCCCATTATATTTAGGAGAGAGGCAAGGACGTCCTCGTCATTCCTGTTTACTTGTTTACCTTTGCTCTCTGGGTAATATGTGAGAACAGCTGGACAAAAACCAATAGTAGATTTAAAATTAGggaatggaatattattataCTTGGatgacataattttatttctagaacatataagagaaagaactgaaaacttgtttttttacaaaaacatcGGTCAAGTTTAAGAAAGTCGCTTAGTACAAAATTAATGCACAAAAATCAGTAGCCTTCCTACATCCAAACAACAACCACTTGAAGACAGAAATGATAGTGAAAGAAAACATACCAACAGACAGTGGAAAcccagtgagaaaaaaaaaccaggaaacaaaaagaaacaaaaaatgtgaaagaccttgttttaaaaaactgacaTAAAAGAATGCTGCACTGGTATAACAATGTCAGTTCTCCTTATGTTTATGTAGAGAGTTGGCATGATCCCAATAAAAATACTAGCAAGACTTAGAAAATCAATTCTGAAGTTTATAAGCAACATAAAATGTGtaagaataaataagaaacttatgacaaaggaaaataagaatagtCTAATCTTATTAGATATTCAGATATGTACTACAATATGAATAGTCATATTATGAATCAGTTTGGTTCTGGAAAATTAGTAGATTAATAGAACAAAGTGGTGAGacttctatagtacatcatctgtatgctgtgttgtgtgttcaccccccagaGTTCAGtgttcttccatcaccatttatctccccttcaccctcttctacccccccctttcctctggtaatcagcatactgttgtctgtgtctatgagatgaggtgttgggtttttttggcttaaatcccttcacctttttcactcagcatcacaaccccccctcctctctgacagctgtcagtcttttctctgaatctatgagtttgtttctatttttaaccgATGTTgccccaatacatttaaaaaataataattaaaaaaataaaaaatggtcttAATATTTATCCAAATGTATATGAGATTTGGTATATAGTACAAATATATGAAATTGATACGTAGTGAAAGTAGCATCCATACCAAGGGAGGAGAGATTGACTACCCATAAACTTGTTAGATACCAGCCTTGATTCTTATGCAAAAAGAAATTCCAGAGACatcaaaaaaattagaatgtaAGCAGTTAGACCATAAAATTTATTGGAAGAAcacatggaatttttaaaaatacaagattgtaaaagatttttttaatggttatatgaAGTTATTAACCAATATACTGATAAGGTTAAACACATACAAttgaatttttctgtttcataaaaaaatacaatcaaaaaaggtaaaaatataaattaaatatgtttagcagccctggccggttggctcagcggtagagtgtcggcctggcgtgcaggggacccgggtttgattcccggccagggcacataggagaagcgcccatttgcttctccacccccaccccctccttcctctctgtctctctcttcccctcccgcagccaaggctccattggagcaaagatggcccgggcgctggggatggctccttggcctctgccccaggtgctagagtggctctggtcgtggcagagcgaccccccggaggggcagagcttcgcccctggtgggcagagcgtcacccctggtgggcgtgccgggtggatccctcgggcgcatgcgggagtctgtttgactgtctctccccgtttctagcttcagaaaaaaaaaaaaaaaaaaaaaaaaaaaaaaaaaaatatatatatatatatatatatatatatatatatgtatgtttggcAGACATATTACCCCTAGAGAGCATATTTATTCAATATGTAAAGTGCTtttataaatcaattttaaaaccaaCTGAGAAAGCATTTCCATCTTCTCTGGAAATAGATATAGGAAACTCTAAGCTGTGTTTACCTCTGGGAAGGGCACTAGGAAAGCCATGGGTGAAGAGACATGGGATTTTACCATGAGCACGAGGAGTTTTTcatataaaaagagagagaagagaggcagacaaACTGACCAacaaatacatgttttaaaattggaAGTCTAACAATTTGTTTTCCTGAGTTTTCCTTGCTGCTACTGACATATACAagtaggagaagagaagaaagaagatgaaaCTAGAAATAGTCACATGCATCCCACAGCCTCCTTGTTAGGCTTTCTCTAAAGAACCTGTAGAATACGTCCCTTAAATGCTAGTAGACTTTTGTATTTTTAGGCTTAATAGACTCATTCTATTTTATGAGGGATGAGGAATTTGGTCTTGCCATTCCTCATGAGCCTCTCCCTTACACTTTCTTTCTACCTTGCTTTAAGGTCAATCTTGCTCAGATTttacatatggaaaaataaagtaaaattctcCAGTGGAAATGATGTAGCTTGAACtatttcctaatatttttctAGGGTTCTAAACAT
The sequence above is a segment of the Saccopteryx bilineata isolate mSacBil1 chromosome 12, mSacBil1_pri_phased_curated, whole genome shotgun sequence genome. Coding sequences within it:
- the LOC136316144 gene encoding LOW QUALITY PROTEIN: radixin-like (The sequence of the model RefSeq protein was modified relative to this genomic sequence to represent the inferred CDS: deleted 2 bases in 1 codon) → MPKPINVRVTTMDAELEFAIQPNTTGKQLFDQVVKTVGLREVWFFGLQYMDSKGYSTWLKLNKKVTQQDVKKENPLQFKFRAKFFPENVPEELIQEITQRLFFLQVKEAILNDEIYCPPETAVLLASYAVQAKYGDYNKEIHKPGYLANDRLLPQRVLEQHKLTKEQWEERIQSWHEEHSGMLREDSMMEYLKIAQDLEMAGVNYFEIKNKKVTKSWLGVDALGLNIYEHDDKLTPKIGFPWSEIRNISFNDKKFVIKPIDKKAPDFVFYAPRLRISKHILALRMGNHELYMRRKKPDTTEVQQMKAQAREQKHQKRLERAQLENEKKKREIAEKERKE